The following proteins come from a genomic window of Malus domestica chromosome 02, GDT2T_hap1:
- the LOC103407421 gene encoding hydroxyproline O-arabinosyltransferase RDN2, whose product MIGRKNMGRASPLLLVLLTLGFSFATYNLLTMIIHHRSVGKRVGDNTNSGLLSDPIVEMPENVKKFKNTKAPFHVALTATDAPYSKWQCRIMYYWYKKKKDLPGSDMGGFTRILHSGNPDNLMDEIPTLVVDPLPAGLDRGYIVLNRPWAFVQWLEKATIEEEYILMAEPDHIFINPLPNLAHGGYPAAYPFFYIKPSQNEKIIRKFYPEENGPVTNIDPIGNSPVIIKKDLLEKIAPTWMNVSLRMKEDTETDKAFGWVLEMYAYAVASALHGVQHVLRKDFMLQPPWDLELSKKFIIHYTYGCDYNLKGELTYGKIGEWRFDKRSYLRGPPPRNLPLPPPGVPESVVTLVKMVNEATASIPNWDTQ is encoded by the exons ATGATTGGGAGGAAGAACATGGGACGAGCTTCACCATTACTTCTCGTTCTTTTGACTCTTGGGTTTTCCTTTGCTACTTATAATTTGTTAACTATGATAATTCATCATAGATCGGTTGGGAAGAGGGTAGGTGATAATACGAATAGTGGGTTACTATCTGACCCGATTGTTGAGATGCCGGAGAATGTGAAGAAGTTCAAGAATACCAAGGCACCATTCCATGTTGCCTTAACAGCCACCGATGCCCCTTATAGCAAATGGCAGTGTCGCATTATGTACTATTGgtataagaagaagaaggactTGCCTGGATCAGATATGGGAGGATTTACTCGAATTTTGCATTCAGGAAATCCTGACAATTTGATGGATGAGATTccaactttggtggttgatccTCTTCCTGCTGGCCTTGATCGG GGATACATTGTCTTAAATAGACCATGGGCTTTTGTGCAATGGCTGGAAAAGGCTACAATTGAGGAAGA ATATATTTTGATGGCGGAGCCCGATCACATTTTTATAAATCCTCTTCCTAATTTGGCACATGGAGGATATCCAGCTGCCTACCCATTTTTCTACATTAAACCTTCTCAGAATGAGAAGATCATAAGAAAGTTTTATCCTGAGGAGAATGGTCCGGTCACGAATATTGATCCAATTGGAAATTCTCCTGTAATTATTAAGAAG GATTTGCTGGAAAAGATTGCTCCTAcatggatgaatgtttctttAAGGATGAAAGAAGACACAGAGACGGATAAAGCTTTTGGATGGGTGCTAGAAAT GTATGCTTATGCTGTGGCATCTGCTTTGCATGGTGTGCAGCATGTTCTTCGGAAGGACTTCATGCTGCAG CCCCCATGGGATTTGGAACTTAGTAAAAAGTTTATTATTCATTATACTTACGGATGTGACTACAACTTAAAG GGTGAGCTAACATATGGCAAAATCGGGGAATGGAGATTTGACAAGAGATCGTATCTACGTGGACCTCCACCAAGAAACCTTCCCTTGCCTCCTCCTGGGGTTCCTGAGAGTGTG GTCACCCTTGTAAAGATGGTGAATGAAGCTACGGCTAGCATTCCAAATTGGGACACACAATAG
- the LOC103411247 gene encoding NADPH:quinone oxidoreductase-like, with the protein MEAAAVAATKPLIKVVAICGSVREGSYNRGLIRSAIEISKSSMSGVEIENVDISKLPLLNTDLEGKGTFPPVVEAFRQKIREADSILFASPEYNYSVSAPLKNALDWASRPPNVWADKAAAIISASGGSGGSRSQYHLRQIGVCLDLHFINKPEFFLNAFQPPAKFDENSNLIDAQTKENLKKVLLSLQAFTLRLQGR; encoded by the exons ATGGAGGCGGCGGCAGTTGCAGCGACCAAACCGTTGATCAAAGTGGTGGCTATCTGTGGGTCCGTCCGTGAAGGTTCCTACAACCGCGGACTCATTCGTTCTG CGATTGAGATAAGCAAGTCGTCAATGAGCGGCGTGGAAATAGAGAACGTGGACATATCGAAGCTGCCATTGCTGAACACAGATCTGGAGGGAAAGGGAACTTTTCCACCTGTCGTCGAAGCATTTCGTCAGAAGATCCGAGAAGCTGATAGCATTCTCTTTGCCTCACCTGAATACAATTACTCCGTCTCGG CACCGCTAAAGAATGCACTTGACTGGGCATCAAGACCCCCAAATGTTTGGGCTGACAAGGCTGCTGCAATTATAAGCGCTTCAGGAGGCTCTGGCGGTTCACGATCCCAATACCATCTTCGCCAAATTGGAGTCTGCCTTGACCTTCATTTCATCAACAAGCCAGAGTTCTTCCTGAATGCATTTCAGCCCCCTGCAAAGTTCGACGAGAACAGCAACTTAATTGATGCACAGACCAAGGAGAATTTAAAGAAAGTTCTTCTTTCCTTGCAGGCTTTTACTTTGAGACTCCAAGGAAGATAG